The Oncorhynchus kisutch isolate 150728-3 linkage group LG14, Okis_V2, whole genome shotgun sequence genomic sequence GTACACGCCTTCATGCCATTTGCCAAAGAATGAGTGGATGACACGCCCCCCACTGTCTGTAACCACTCCCTCTATCTTGTTCACCGTTGAGCTCCACGATTTTGCCTGTGGATTAAATATGCAAAACATGAATAATAAACTAATTAAACTAATGAcgcaaaacaaatacaaatgtgaCGTTACAAATCAATAAAACCAAACCAATAAAATGCTGTCAATCATGTGATGAATTCTAAATGATACATGAATCCATCCACCACTCATTAGTTACTTTTAAATTTTCCAGGATAATGGTCACCAGGATGTTATTCATTCTGTTCCCCAACAGATGGCGCTGTTACACCTGATAATACCCTCAGAAACCCAGTGCAAGTGTTTCCccaactcggtcctggggaccctAAGGGGTGTGTTTGGGTTTTTGCCCTAAATCTACACAGccgattcaaatgatcaaagcttgatgatgagctgatCACatgaatcagttgtgtagtgctaggggcAAAAACCAAAAAGGTGCACCCGTTGGTCCCAGGAGTTTAGGAAACGCTGGCCGAGGGTTTCATACGTGTTGGCCAATTTATATTGAATTGAGTTAGGCTGTTttaaataacaccctattccctatatagtgcactacttttggtcagagtccctatgggtagtagtgctcTGTATTAGACATatggtgccttttgggacacacCCTTCATGTAAACTGGGATGGTATAGTCCATCTCCTCACCTTGACGAAGGTCACTGTACACTGGCAAGCGTCACTGCTGGTGTTTTTGATTGACATCTCTCCGTAGTGTTCTATCCAGCGCTGGCCACTCAGAATGTTGTGGATGCAGGACGTGACCTTGTTCCACTCATAGTGGTCCCCAAACCTGAGGATGACaaaactgtcacacacacacctctattccATATGAAAGCAGCTCTGACGTTCACacacattctatcaaatcaaagaGACTCACCCTGGCAGGGTCACATGAGTGGTTCCCATGGGAACAATCTCCATGGATTTCCCCCAGAACTTATTCTTCCACTGGACATCTGAGAGAgatgggacagagagatagacaggggtAGTAGGTGAGTGGAGCAGATAACCCTCACAATAACAATCACAAACAGAAGGAAACGGTGGTGATATGTTTACTGAAAACATAGAAGCTCACCTTGCCAGAACGTGAAGTTGTGAGAGTCACAGTGACACGCTGACACAGGTGGGTGATGGCTCACCtaagacagacagggggttcaaCTGGTGAATACATGTGACTGACAATGTTATGAGTCTTCAGTCATCCTATGCAATGGTTCTGTTTCAAATggcatccctatatagtgcactagttatgaccagagcactatgggccctggttaaatttAGTGCACTAAATGGGAATAGGGGGTCATTTGGAATGCACTAAATGAATCAGCCCAGTGATTCTTGGTTTATTTTATGTGAGTGATGATAACTTGTTCCTGTAGGTTTAGTTCCTGTTTACCTGTTCTGCTATGAACCTGAAGCCCTTGTCAGGTCTGTCACACTCATAGGTCTCTCCCAGGACGGGGTTAAAGGGTTTACTTCCTGCCCGGTGGTAACTGGAGGCATATGCAGACACTGCAAATGTTGCCACATACACCTGcagcacaggacacacacacagagagacagagactgtgttaCTTACCATGTGTAGgtagaggttgtgtgtgtgggttccCACAACGCATCATAAGAATCATGGTGTGACTATGTCCAAATTCTCTAACCATGCGTTGCTaggcatcgtgtgtgtgtgtgtgtgtgtgtgtgtgtgtacctgcatccTATACCCTCACCATTCTCTGGTacgggtcctgtgtgtgtgtacctgcatccTATACCCTCACCATTCTCTGGTacgggtcctgtgtgtgtgtgtacctgcatccTATACCCTCACCATTATCTGGTACGGgtcctgtgtgtgtacctgcatccTATACCCTCACCATTCTCTGGTACGGgtcctgtgtgtgtacctgcatccTATACCCTCACCATTCTCTGGTacgggtcctgtgtgtgtgtacctgcatccTATACCCTCACCATTCTCTGGTATGGGTCCTGTGTGTGGTTCGCTGTATCCAGCAGCTCAGAGTACTCCACCTCCTCACACAGCCTCTGCAGTGTGTTGAGAGGCTCGTTGAGATGAACAGGCATGGCGACCTTGGACAGGTCCTTCCCTATGTTGTTCTTGAGGATGTTCCATAGACTgacactgctgctgctgggctgaggggaggggagggtagtCCGTCTACAGGCCACCTGAACACCACTTCCTCCTGAgcctgctgggggggggggtacttaaAATGGAGGTAGCAAACATTTGCTCACTCATACAAATTATATGCTTGACATAGAAATACTCATATGCTGGCCCATGCACCCGCACGGCATACCAGAGTCATGTCTCTCGCTTCCTCCCTCGTTGCTGTAGCCAGTGTCCATGGAAACACTGTCACTGACATCACTGATATACGAGTCATCATCAGAAGCCTGGAGACAaatagagaaaaatatatatgaatgacTGTTCAGATCATTGTTTATCTCCCTAATGGTTAGGGTTGGGTAATCTGATCTTAAGGCTCACCTCATTCTCAGAGGAGCTGGAGGTCAGCTGGTACTCCTGAGCATCAAAGAACTCCGACATGGACTCATTGGATGCCTGGTGGACAAGTTGGCGGGATCCATCTGGGAGACCCTGATTGGTAGGAGAGGTTGATTGGCAGCAGAGTTTCAGATCAGTCCCCATGTCATGTTTGGTATATAAACAATCTCCTGAAATCAAGTTGACACGTGCAGTATTGTGGAACACATCACATGCACCACACACTCGCTCCCTCTCAAACACACCCAACTCACCGAGCCATAGCCGGTCTTGAGGCCCATGACCTGCGCTGGAGGGGGGGCCTTCAGGTCAATagtgtgtctcactctgtctctctctgctgataGAGAACTATAGGCTGACCGCAGAGTGGAGTGAACTAGAGACACAGAGCGCGGGGACACACACGCAGAGCacgggagacacacacagagcgagaaaaaaaagtgttttaaacATCATACCCAGCCTGTAAAATACCTATACATGACCCAGTGGGCCGATCTGACACCAGGGACTCACTGTTGTTAGCCAGCCTGCAGAAGTCTTCCTGGAGGCGGTTGGCATCAGTAGGTGAGTCTGGGGTTTCCAGGAAGGAGGTGTTGGCTTCAGCAGTAGAGAGGTTTGGGTGGGAGGTATGGAGATGAGGAGAGGCAGGCGGTGAGCCACAGCCAGGAACCTGGTAGAAGGAGAGATCTCAGGGTTAAAGACAACTACAGGTGGGGGATGTATTAGGTGTCACACAGAACTATTCTTCTAGTAGTCTTTAGTCAATGCAACACTAACAAGTGTCTGTAGGATTTAGCACAGGTAAAAGTTGACATGGCATGGTAACAGCTGTTGCTTTGAGAGAAGGTAAAACAGTGTGTACCTGTAGTGTGGCTGGGGCATCTTTGGTGGAATGTTTTGAACGCCACTTCCTGGGacccctcttctccttcttgGGAATGTCGTATGTTGAGGCCTGGTGTCCCAGTGGAAGTGgagaggttagggttaaagtcTAGGGGTTAGGAGAGGTGTGCATACCTACTGTACTCATAGCAGGGTCTGAGTAAGTGTAGTGAAGGTTAAAGGGGCtgagtacagtatgtgtactGGGTCATGGTTAGGGTCAAGGTTAAAGGGCAAAGGTTGTGTTACCATGAGGCTGATGGCGGGGGCAGAGGAAGTGCGGTGGAGAACCTCCATACTCTTCAGCAGCAGGTTGAGTTCCAACAGGTAAGACTCACAGTCCTTCAAGTCTGACAGAGAACAATGAGGGACATGAATTAGAGAAGGTGAGAGACGTGAATTAGAGAAGGTGAGAGCGAGTCGATACAGAGACCTTAAGTAAGGTGAGATCCATCAGGAAAGGTATGACGACTCAGACAGGTGAGATGTTTGATCTCCCTACCTCTGCAGCACCTGTCCATGTCTTCTGAGGAGTGAAGCCAGGCACTGACCTTCGCCTGCTGGACAACTGACGCCTGCTTAGCCAGACTGGAgtgctgctgagagagagagagagcaggggagggagagagcgagaggaag encodes the following:
- the LOC109903344 gene encoding oxysterol-binding protein-related protein 3 isoform X1, which translates into the protein MTSTSPSHSDSSSGSSKHGSHQDSWEIIEGLKGNPGNIQEPEKQEGFLLKRRKWPMKGWHKRYFLLEKGILKYSKCRADLRKGKLHGCIDVGLSVMSIKKKTKAIDLDANNNIYHLKVKSEKSQEVKSQELFDDWVSKLRHHRVFRQNEIAMYPHERHLFHPSHLSPNLNDSMRQQHSSLAKQASVVQQAKVSAWLHSSEDMDRCCRDLKDCESYLLELNLLLKSMEVLHRTSSAPAISLMASTYDIPKKEKRGPRKWRSKHSTKDAPATLQVPGCGSPPASPHLHTSHPNLSTAEANTSFLETPDSPTDANRLQEDFCRLANNIHSTLRSAYSSLSAERDRVRHTIDLKAPPPAQVMGLKTGYGSGLPDGSRQLVHQASNESMSEFFDAQEYQLTSSSSENEASDDDSYISDVSDSVSMDTGYSNEGGSERHDSAGSGGSGVQVACRRTTLPSPQPSSSSVSLWNILKNNIGKDLSKVAMPVHLNEPLNTLQRLCEEVEYSELLDTANHTQDPYQRMVYVATFAVSAYASSYHRAGSKPFNPVLGETYECDRPDKGFRFIAEQVSHHPPVSACHCDSHNFTFWQDVQWKNKFWGKSMEIVPMGTTHVTLPGFGDHYEWNKVTSCIHNILSGQRWIEHYGEMSIKNTSSDACQCTVTFVKAKSWSSTVNKIEGVVTDSGGRVIHSFFGKWHEGVYQGDTPSAICIWRANPMPVDQDQYYGFTQFGVELNELDAALKPFLPPTDTRFRLDQRCLEEGNIEGAEEQKQRIELLQRERRKVLEENNMTHKPRFFKKSKDDTWLSSNTYWEQRKDPGFSSREDFPVLW
- the LOC109903344 gene encoding oxysterol-binding protein-related protein 3 isoform X2, with product MTSTSPSHSDSSSGSSKHGSHQDSWEIIEGLKGNPGNIQEPEKQEGFLLKRRKWPMKGWHKRYFLLEKGILKYSKCRADLRKGKLHGCIDVGLSVMSIKKKTKAIDLDANNNIYHLKVKSEKSQEVKSQELFDDWVSKLRHHRVFRQNEIAMYPHERHLFHPSHLSPNLNDSMRQQHSSLAKQASVVQQAKVSAWLHSSEDMDRCCRDLKDCESYLLELNLLLKSMEVLHRTSSAPAISLMASTYDIPKKEKRGPRKWRSKHSTKDAPATLQVPGCGSPPASPHLHTSHPNLSTAEANTSFLETPDSPTDANRLQEDFCRLANNIHSTLRSAYSSLSAERDRVRHTIDLKAPPPAQVMGLKTGYGSGLPDGSRQLVHQASNESMSEFFDAQEYQLTSSSSENEASDDDSYISDVSDSVSMDTGYSNEGGSERHDSGSGGSGVQVACRRTTLPSPQPSSSSVSLWNILKNNIGKDLSKVAMPVHLNEPLNTLQRLCEEVEYSELLDTANHTQDPYQRMVYVATFAVSAYASSYHRAGSKPFNPVLGETYECDRPDKGFRFIAEQVSHHPPVSACHCDSHNFTFWQDVQWKNKFWGKSMEIVPMGTTHVTLPGFGDHYEWNKVTSCIHNILSGQRWIEHYGEMSIKNTSSDACQCTVTFVKAKSWSSTVNKIEGVVTDSGGRVIHSFFGKWHEGVYQGDTPSAICIWRANPMPVDQDQYYGFTQFGVELNELDAALKPFLPPTDTRFRLDQRCLEEGNIEGAEEQKQRIELLQRERRKVLEENNMTHKPRFFKKSKDDTWLSSNTYWEQRKDPGFSSREDFPVLW
- the LOC109903344 gene encoding oxysterol-binding protein-related protein 3 isoform X3; the protein is MTSTSPSHSDSSSGSSKHGSHQDSWEIIEGLKGNPGNIQEPEKQEGFLLKRRKWPMKGWHKRYFLLEKGILKYSKCRADLRKGKLHGCIDVGLSVMSIKKKTKAIDLDANNNIYHLKVKSEKSQEVKSQELFDDWVSKLRHHRVFRQNEIAMYPHERHLFHPSHLSPNLNDSMRQHSSLAKQASVVQQAKVSAWLHSSEDMDRCCRDLKDCESYLLELNLLLKSMEVLHRTSSAPAISLMASTYDIPKKEKRGPRKWRSKHSTKDAPATLQVPGCGSPPASPHLHTSHPNLSTAEANTSFLETPDSPTDANRLQEDFCRLANNIHSTLRSAYSSLSAERDRVRHTIDLKAPPPAQVMGLKTGYGSGLPDGSRQLVHQASNESMSEFFDAQEYQLTSSSSENEASDDDSYISDVSDSVSMDTGYSNEGGSERHDSAGSGGSGVQVACRRTTLPSPQPSSSSVSLWNILKNNIGKDLSKVAMPVHLNEPLNTLQRLCEEVEYSELLDTANHTQDPYQRMVYVATFAVSAYASSYHRAGSKPFNPVLGETYECDRPDKGFRFIAEQVSHHPPVSACHCDSHNFTFWQDVQWKNKFWGKSMEIVPMGTTHVTLPGFGDHYEWNKVTSCIHNILSGQRWIEHYGEMSIKNTSSDACQCTVTFVKAKSWSSTVNKIEGVVTDSGGRVIHSFFGKWHEGVYQGDTPSAICIWRANPMPVDQDQYYGFTQFGVELNELDAALKPFLPPTDTRFRLDQRCLEEGNIEGAEEQKQRIELLQRERRKVLEENNMTHKPRFFKKSKDDTWLSSNTYWEQRKDPGFSSREDFPVLW